One Octopus sinensis linkage group LG20, ASM634580v1, whole genome shotgun sequence DNA window includes the following coding sequences:
- the LOC115222496 gene encoding uncharacterized protein LOC115222496 has product MVSHLNFSILSKLITAQQDPVYGEVSEPFEIRSGVQQRCVLSPTLFNYAIDWFTTNALREFPGITVGHNFSDKDLDYTDDIAILGETFADIQFAINELQHVASQIGIKVKALKTKILTAGFAPPDKIPIVLNGDILEEVESFKYLGAIIISTDQGEADIKIRIDLACQTFNRLNA; this is encoded by the coding sequence ATGGTATCCCACCTAAACTTCTCAATCTTATCAAAGCTTATTACTGCTCAACAAGATCCCGTGTATGGTGAAGTATCGGAACCCTTTGAAATACGGTCTGGCGTTCAGCAGAGATGTGTTCTTTCGCCAACTCTTTTCAATTATGCCATCGACTGGTTCACCACAAATGCATTAAGGGAGTTCCCCGGTATCACTGTTGGTCACAACTTTTCCGACAAGGATCTAGACTACACAGATGACATTGCGATACTTGGTGAAACATTTGCTGACATCCAGTTTGCTATTAATGAGCTCCAGCATGTTGCATCGCAGATTGGTATAAAAGTCAAGGCCTTGAAGACCAAAATCCTCACAGCCGGCTTTGCCCCACCAGACAAAATACCCATTGTCCTCAATGGTGATATTCTCGAAGAGGTTGAGAGTTTCAAATACCTTGGTGCCATCATTATATCTACAGATCAAGGTGAGGCTGACATTAAAATACGAATTGACCTCGCTTGCCAAACCTTCAACCGACTCAATGCATGA